Below is a window of Macaca nemestrina isolate mMacNem1 chromosome 4 unlocalized genomic scaffold, mMacNem.hap1 SUPER_4_unloc_4, whole genome shotgun sequence DNA.
atttacatggcaggagaagcagatgTCGAGGTGGGATAAGAGTTCAGATGCTTGGTCATTGATAGCTTTTTACTTCCACgtatcacatggggatttgggacTCGGGAAGCCCGCTGAGAACTGATGACTATCTGTCCCCTGAACAGCTGGGTTCTTTTcatcctgagctcagaaagatcgctcctactgcagccagggaagacaggttgttgactggttagaaatcatggcAGGTTATTTTCTCGACCCGCAGTTCGCAGTTGGaaagcagagctatcaaaaagttgtcttctctatcgtatttcaaatctgggtgtttaaaaaattatgtaggcaaattaagcatttctttaatggtagttgtgtgtgtgcttgatgcgaatgagaggtgcattccctTGTAAAATCCCTGGGACTTAATAGGAAGATGTGAGCCTTAGAACagaagttggttttctagatgatCACGTAGACATGATGCTGACCACCAAAGATGTTGATTGAAacgatttaaaaagaaatttgtctgagttcagattttacaccaatatttagaaaatcagcaaaagaactTGGAGGCATGTTCTCAGGCATCCTGTTCAGCCCCCTGCccacattgtcataaaatccgaGTGTGCGTACAGGGAGGcacattcctttctgttctcatgacaggtccttccctggctctgcacctgcctgtcatgcgtgtccctgtgaagagaccaccaaacaggctttgtgtgagcaataaagctttttaatcacctgggtgcagacgggctgagtccgaaaaagagagtcagcgaagggagaaaAGGGTGGGGCCCTTTTATAGgctttgggtaggtaaaggaaaattacagtcaaaggggggttgttctctggctctggcgggcaggagtgggggtcacaaagtgctcagtgggggagctttttgagccaggatgagccaggaaaaggaatttcacaagataatatcatcccttaaggcaaggaccggccattttcacttcttttgtggtagaatgtcatcagttaaggtgggacagggcatttgcacttcttttgtgattcttcagttacttcaggccatctgggtgtatacgtgcaagtcacaggggatgcggtGGCTTGGATTGGGCTCAGAGGCTTGACATTGCCCTCTTCCCTACCTCccctaccttttccctcctgtgtggttctctcacaaagtgaatggcctcaaccacagcttctctgcagctgcatcagactgtggggacaggagtggtggctgctgcagggcctgctgtccccacggagcccagtcttgcttgccGCTGCAGCCTGGTGATCATTTTGTACCTCAAGTATGTAATTCTACAGAACGAGAGCCAACATGCTGGGGATGGAGGCATCTTTATcacggtgctctgcatattttaatcttgggtagaaagtatggaaaagtatgGGATACAtgtggtttgatgtcagaaggacgTTGTGAACTTGACGTGGACTGAGGATATTCAGGTGCAACAGGCACCGcggcttcattaaatgagacttctccatctccctgccaggcacGCACAGGTGTATGGCCACATCTTATGTGTTATCCTTATTCTAGAGTGTGCCTTGTCGTCATGCTTAAAGTTACATGATGatattctgcctcatagagtaggtcccaaacctcattcaacacagaaatgtactcttGCTATTCTACACAGAAAGCACTTTCATATACCAAGTgggagagcagtcctaaaatctgggctggaatcacagaaggaaggctttgcgaagcaacagattccctagtccaaagctggtttttgatgaacctagaaacaggaccaagagaagtgaatttgcctaaggccctgacagtgtctcacggtagcatttgaacctagcagtttcttgacctatttctttcaatgattagtcatgcttcctctgattcctatataaacgtattcctcattcattcttttgtttcagtgaattattgcagTGCTACCCCATGACAGTATTTGAAATGTGGCAGTGTTTATccctttccaaggtttttagttgCACAGGTTTTCAAAGTTGTGCTaacagtttcttgttggttgcaaggtgtcctttcagaatccaattgtgtggtgtattgatgttgattgttggaggtagtttggttagaacGTACTTCGAGTGGCTGGTgtgggcctgggggacagtgacagctgcctgcttcatgggcagagatgaagtaattgcttcctgggaagtaccatcctcctggccacactctccagcccatttcgtttgtgttggtttcctcgcatctgcacgtttctggcttcatgtgagtctcatttattttagcatatgacttcaggctgtggggaagaatggccattttagcacagagatgcacacaaaggaacaactggctaaatgtgagAGAAGACATTCTTGGGGGgggtttcattcttttattctgtaacaggcagtctgggaagcatTCTGGACACGTGACCTGCGCTGTCACAGTTCCTCCTTGCAGGATcgcagatgtttggagattgtagtgataactgttatcattgagaatgtcatCCTCTCAGGCTCTAATAAGGcaggatttattcagtgttaatttgttaaagacaactgtatttctaGCCAAATCCATGGTAGACGTTTCTCCTGGCAGTGTTGCTAGGGGTATTCCCGTGGCTTAGTCTTAGGGAAGCACACGCCTTTAAATACTGCTGAAGAGAACCCAAAGCGCACCGGAGCACTTTTGCCTTACggggtgttagtcactgatacacgtctcagtcagacctgatggattcttcaccccttcctttcttaattttttaattttatttttaatttttgttttttaagagcacaacccctcaggtggccaccatgaatctctggtgttttcagCTGGTTGAAGCCTATTTGCCATCTCTGGTTCAAACATATTCGAAACCTGATGATGCTTCCCTCGGttgttctgctgtgtgacctccacGCCCGCAGGGTTCAAgagtgtcagagctgggagccgCCTTCACAACTACCAGGGTTTCCGGAACCTCCTTTATCTAGCCCTGGTGACGGAAGAGATGTCATCAGAGGTGAAGGCTTATTGGTTTACATGCCATTGATAATGAACgaggaggttttcttttatataaggggagcttcttataatgtgctttagtagggtaaagaagcttttgaggtttgctttctctggaaggataatttgtgatcctgcccttgctttcaacaaaaatataatttgcataccagtgcatgttgtgttactgagcactggctgacaaatggttcttaactcgtcattcactccgccactgtttcttgaatggcatatgtGTGCCAACCGTAGTAGGAACTTGCTAGGCTCTAGGACTAACCCATATGAAACGGGGGTcctgggggaagcaaatgcatataactataaacatttgtgGGGATATCAGAGGGGGTGCCTATAGGTGCAATACTTCGTTCATTCATTGTcccatctaggaggttttgtgtcttagcagCGTGTTCCACAGCAACACatccctgtatcaaaacattcatcatattattttgaaattctctgcttaggtatgtatttttcccactaagtttagaactggttaaggacaggctatggggtacgtaatatatgtacacacacacacacagatatatatattaccatagtaaatatacaatatagatttatatatacacacacgtatatatttctccctctctatgtatacacaaaacacacacacacacatatatacacacacacatatatatgaaatacacacacacacacacacacttctgccaagcacagaaagtcaaaactaGGCAAGGGTTCTTTaagtgttcatgaaaaaatagatgtgcTTAGTTAAGAGCGTCCTTAAGTTGCCAGGGGAAATAcaggatggattcacaaagggagattttttttctttctttctttaactctttttttttttttttttttttttttttttttttttttttgagactgagtctggctctgttgcccaggctggagtgcagtggccggatctcagctcactgcaagctccacctcccgggtttacgccattctcctgcctcagcctcccgagtagctgggaccacaggcgcccgccacttcgcccggctagtttttttgtattttttagtagagatgggatttcaccgtgttagccaggatggtctcgatctcctgacctcgtgatccgcccgtctcggcctcccaaagtgctgggattacaggcttgagccaccgcgcccggcctctttctttaactcttgaATTCGAAATAATCCAGACTTATTGaacagttgcaaaaatagtacagagaattcccgTATGGtcttccctcagattccccaaacatttcaccccatttgcactttctttttctctttctgtggatataattttttttttctgaaatgtttgagagtgGAAGGTAGAATGCAGGGCAGGGTGAAAGGCGGAAGGAGAGAGTTGGGTTGggaggctgtttttttttttaaccttctgagatggagtttcgctcttgtcatccaggctgcagtgcaatggcacgatctcggctcactctaacctctgccttctgagttcaagtgattctcctgcttcagccttccgaatagctgggattacaggcacccaccaccatgctcggctaattttttgtatttttagtagaggggtttcaccatgttggccaggctggtcttgaactcctgacctctgatgatccacctgccttggcctaccaaagtgcttgggattacaggtgtgagccactctgcctggcgaTTGGGAGGCTTTTACAGTAACCCAGAGCGCTATGATGAGGGCTGGACGTGGTTGGAAATGATGAGGAAGGTGAGAAGGGGTTAGGTCTGCCATTTATTTTGAAAGGAGAGTCTCTCTCttggatgacaagagagagaaaaagaagttttaaggatgatgtcaaggattttggcctgagtaactggaaggCTAGAGATGCTGTTATTGGGATCGGGAAGACTATGGGAGGAGTGGGTTATAGCAGGAGGAATCAAAAGTGCATTTTGGGCATGCTAAATTTGAGGTCCAAAAAGAGATGTAAAGAAGTGTTGGCTGGACgcgatggctcacccctgtaattccagcattttgggaggctgaggcgggcagatcacctgaggtcaagagttcgagaccagcctgataattattaaaattgatcattgatgtttactaattaatcatattattgctcctaatatcgagggagtgtacacctacctgtgatgttgttcctaatatccagggacagagagcatgatcttagttttaatatcgcagtaggtgtacactcacactgtgacactgatcctaatatccagggagtaAAGTACGACATTattcccaacatagcaatgaatggacagtcacccggtgatattgctcctaatactCATGGAAGAAgcgtatgatattactcccaatatcgcagggagggtacagctcttctgtgatatggttcctagtatctggagggggagaggatgataataattccagtatcgTAGGCAGTGTTCacccgccctgtgatattgttattaatatcctggaagggagaggatgatatgactccccatagagcaggaggcgtacatcctgggatattattcctaatatccatggagaggagaggctgatattactcccaatatggccgTGGGTGTACATCCatcctgtgatattcttcttaatattccaaggctgagaggttgatattactcccagtattgCAGACACTGTAGACCCccgtgtgatactcttcctgctatccggaaggggagaagatggtattaatccccatatcacgggaggtgaacacccactctgaTATCTTTCCTAGTATGCAGGaggagagaggataatattattcccaatattgcagaagatgtacacgcCCCCCcatgatattgttcttaatattccaaggcacagaagatgatattactccccatatcacaGAAAGTATAcaccccccagtgatgttgttcccatgatccaggagggaagaggatgatattacttttttttttttttttttgagatggagtctcgctctgtcgcccaagctggagtgcagtggccggatctcagctcactgcaagctccgcctcccgggtttacgccattctcctgcctcagcctcccaagtagctgggactacaggcgcccgccacctcgcccggctagttttttgtatgtttcagtagagacgggatttcaccgtgttagccaggatggtctcgatctcctgacgtcgtgatccacccgtctcagcctcccaaagtgcggggattacaggcttgaaccaccgcgcccggccctcggATGATACTACTTTCAACCCCTGCACCCTGCAATGCTCTCACCCTGCAACACCGACACCCAGCTGAACCTGACATGGAACCAgaggtgctggctgggggtgttcattgcttctcttttctcccttgccaGACTCAGTAGAGGAAGCTGAGACCGAGCAGTCGCAGGAACAAGGTGGTTTTTGCGCGTGGCTCAGGCTTCCTCTGGTTATGAGCTGGGCCTTGGGGTAACGCGGGGGGTGGTGACAGAGCTGAGTACGGTGGGCATTGGATGCGACAGTCACCCCTCTGTGGTGTGGGCTGGGGGCTTGGAGGATGTCGCCTGAGGTGGGCCTGAACCTCCCGTCTACTCTGGCACTGGAGGCCGTGGGGTCCCACACTTCTTCCAATGAACATGCTGACCCCCGCCTGGTCCCCGACCGAGGTGGGGCATCCTTTCCAGTGCTGGGGCCCACATATAGCTGTGGGTTCCTTCTTCATGACCTGGAGAAGCTGCAGTTCaccctgtgctctgcctcagagatgggaggccacACTGCCCACAGCGGGTAGCAGAATTCAGAGCCTTAGGTTGCAGGGGCCTCAACTGATGTCCCTGAAAGGTCTGCTCCTTCCTGAGGGGCTGATTCAGGGAGGCCCTCCCGTCTCCCCTCTGCGGCTCTGTCTCTTCCCCTCAGGGTCCACATGTGGACAGCCTGGTGATGTGGACGCACCAAGGGCTCTTGGAATTTCCCGGGGAATGGGATCCATCCCAGTACATTTGGGATGCAGGCACAAGGTTCCAGAGGAGGCCCGGGAAgccagtggggaagggaaggttGTTGTAGGTTTGCCTCAGGGAGGGGGTGGTTCCACCCTCTGCCAAAGTCTCTGGAGCAAAGGCACGTGGCTCTCCAGCTGCCCCGGAGGCCAGGGtagtggctgggaggggctgtgtgcagagtgtgccaggccccacccacaaatgGGGCTTGTAGGGTCCTGGGGTGGCAGAGACTGAGCGTAGGAATGTGAGCTTCAGGCCACAGAAGCCACAAAAGGGTGAGTGGCAGCACTTGGCACCGGGTTAGGGAAGTCTCTTTAGTCTAGAACCAGAGGGTTGAGAGGATTTAGTCAACTAATAGGTGGTGGATGAGGGgctggtggtggaggaggggctGGTGATGTAGCCTGTGTGAAGGCCCAGGGTTGagggagtgggggtgagtgagcgaggatgagtggggtgtgagtgctGGTGAGCGGAGGTTTCATGGGGTGAGTGAATgagagtgtgagcggggatgagtggggtgtgagtggggtgtgagtgggggtgagtgaatgGGGTGTGAGTGAAcaggagtgtgagcggggatgagtggggtgtgagcggggatgagtgagtggggtgagtgagtggcaatgtgagcggggatgagtggggtgtgagtgggggtgagtgagtgggagtgtgagcggggatgagtggggtgtgagcggggatgagtggggtgtgagcgggggtgagtgagcagggcttatgcagggaggtgcagagttgggagagggtgggttgggtgctggatggtgagaagctcttctggagagctaagcagggcctggggcctcaggctgtggcttggccttttccccaagagcactggggagccatggggTGCTATGAACAGTCACTGCAGACTGAGCAGTGAACGGACagtaggtgggcagggctgtctgAAATCTAGGCCACAGaggatagatgaggaagttgagtccaGGAAAATGGCTGAGTCGAGGGATACTGTTGTGGGTCCCCTCTGCCTTGCAGCGCTTTGTCATGGCATAGTGAGACCAGAGGTGCCTCCTGTGGCCTGGACCAGAGCTCCAGGGGCTGTGACCAAACCTGcccatttcccagcacaggcctggcacccactcctggccctaggagggatgagattttggaaaggacCGTGTGAAGGGGCCCTGGTCCCACATATCTGCCCAAGGAGGGGTGGGGGGTTCtgacccaggcttcttccccaggggcattctctgactggaaggagaccctccaggaacccagcgccccagcccccactgcagcctccggttGCTCCTGGCACAACAGCCTGTGACACCTCCTCCTACGAGGCCCTCCCCggggtgctgggggattcagactcggaaatgcaggccagggaacggggatcatgtttccctgtctccccaccctgcGCTGAACGGTCGAGGAGACCGAGGGCGGCGCTGATACCCCACATGCTTACTTggggtcatttttgagtcactttcGGTAGTTTGTGTCCTTCTAGGAGTGTGGCTGTTGTGTCTGGATGGTCTGATttcttggtgtacaattgttcgtggtgttttcatggaatccttttatttctgtcaggtcggcaataatgtttcctctttcatttctgattttagaaactggggtttttaattatttatttatttatttatttttattaaagatggggtctcatcatgttcccccaggctggtcttcaatgctggcctcagcgatccttccacttccgcctcacaaagtgctgggatgacaggcgtgagccatggtgctcagtctctgattttagtcatttgtgtcccgtctttcttttcttggttagtctggtgaaagatttgtcaattttgttattattttcaaaaaacccaccTTCGTTTCTGTTGATTATgtcttgtttttccattctctgtatttttacttcccatCTCCACTCTCacgtttattattttcttccttttattcactttgcgtttagttctttttctagtttctcaaggcGGAAGGTTAGgtttttgatttgagatttttcttctttctttgaatgtagacatttgcagttataaatttccctttcagcactgccttagctgcatcttggaatttttgatacgctgtgcttttttttttttttttaagacagagttttgctctattgcccaggctggggtgcagtggtgcaatcttggctcactgcaacttttacccagattcaagccattctcatgcctcagcctcccgagtagctggaattacagatgtttgtgcaccacccccccacccccgcccaatttttttttttttttatagagacaggatttcaccatgtttcccaggctgatctcaaactcctggactcaagcgatcctcccgcctcaactcccacagtgctgggatgagaggcgtgagccaccgcgctggcccgggctgtgcatttgtttgcattcttctcaaattagttttcggtttccctgatggtctctttgactcactggttgtttaggagtgtgtaatttccacatatttttgaatttcccacATTTCCTTCACTGTCGATTTCGAGTGTTCATGCCAGTACAGCTGAAGAACACCTCTGCTTTGGTCTCAGTCCTTCTCCATTcactgaggctcattttgtggcctggcacatggtccGTCATGGGGAATATCCCATGGGTGCTCGAGAGGACGgtgtattcagctgttgttgggGGGCGTGTGTGACAGATGTCCATTCGGCGTACCTGGTTTCCTGTATTAATCTCCGGGACGTTTCTCACACTAGAAAATCAGAAGCTTTCCACTGTTCCCAGCgccctggctttgggagaggccagtgagCCTGTGGCTTGGGAGCCTGGTTGCATGAGAGAAGCATGTGTGGGAACGCCAGGGGCCGGCTTTgaaccccattcccccaacatgatgccGTGTGTGGCAGACATGACGCTTGGCTTTGCTCTCTGCGAGTTCCATCTGTGACAGGGGCTACTTGTGCccctggcctcatcagctcagGCTGAAGGTGGCCCTGGTCCTGACCAGAGGGActttgtgaagcagaaatagatggcctggtgcaggggccgagcctggccaggaTCTCAGCCCTGGGAGTTGTAAAGAAGGCCGGCCTGTACCATGAACATCTGTACCAAGCTGTGCCCATGTCACGGTGTGCTTGGCATCTGCCCTTGCACAGGTGCATGGCCTGTCTGCGCTCAGGCTCCCCGCCTATGGGACCCAGGCTCACAGAGGTGAAAGAGGCAAGCATGGCGCAGGGCCCTCCGAGAACAGCCAGCCTCGCTTCAATGCTGGGAGACTAACatcttccattttgtcttctgcccaggccagctgcGGGCCGTCCAGTGGCTGTGCTACTTCTACAGCGTCATCATGCCCAGGAAGGCCCAGTGTGTCATCTACCACAAGCTCCAGCTCTCCCTGACCCACAAAGTGGCCGACAAGGTGCTGGAGGGGCAGATCCTGGAGACCATCAGTCAGCTCTACCTGTCCCTGGGCACGGAGTGGTAAGGGCTGGCTttgcagtggtggaggtgggggcgggcagggcagggaggggggcacagggaagctggcTCAGGGCGCCATCAGCCCCTCtccttttgatcatttggttctttggcatcagatgctttgagctggtgggcctggggtcgtcccagggctgctgctggcccgtgagtcccagcttgagcctcccttgttgggtcaaaggtcatctcaaccccagcagaggcagtacgtgcactctgggctgttcttcctaTTATGGTGGCTTTTGTCATCTGATCTTTGCCTGCCCTGAgtcttcactcctggccttcatctgtccccttaaatgtgaccacagcagccacctgtggcttctctcccacagaagacaAAGCCAGTTGTGTCACCTCCTTCCCTGGGGCAGGGTTTCAAGGTCTCACGTCCCATATGTGGCCTACTCCCCTTCCCCCAAGCATCCTGACCTGGTGGGGTaaccatggccctggccaccccacccatagggcccagtgacattgctgcagtcacaccccctcgagtgttggacttactgagagagcagggaaggagccagattccatggggacctgggagactggctccagtcttggcctcaggttcacagaaggaaaatgggccaGTGTGCTAGAGCTATGCTTCGcaaagtgtagtccctggaccagTAGAGCAAcatccatgtcacctaggagtttgtggcaagtgggagttctagggcctgccccaggcctgtggagccggaagctctgggggcagggccagcaagctATAAGGACAGGCCTCCGGGTGACTGTGATGCCTGCACACCTTGAGAATCATCGGCCCAGATAGCCTCTGAACACTAACGGCTCCTGGTGCATctggagaagacacaggccatgtctgggaggcaggggagatggactagcacactcctcctgccacagggcagcatgatgcttgattccctcagaaggatgtccttcatcttttccatgccgtgtgtgttcaccctggccctcccagcagcctgggaagggcagaacactgcACACACAAGAGGGCTGTTCCCAATCTGCACATTCCAGTTCATCTGTCGCCAGACCCACGGgaggaggcagactggttccaggaggatgagagccctTGTTCTGACACCTGCGTCTGATTCCAGGGCCTACAAATCCGCTCTGGACTACACCAAACGAAGTCTGGAGATTTTCATTGACCTCCAGAGGAAAGAGGAGGCGGCGcatgcctggctgcaagcagggaagatctattacatcctgcggcagagcgagctggtggacctgtacatccaggtgagtgacaagggatgcaggaggacccctgtgctgttcactctctgtccatccacccatccattcatccttccatcatctatctgtttacctgctcatccttctatccatcaatccatcatctatccatcatcttcccatacacctgtgggtccttccatccatccatccatccttccatcatccatccattcacctgttcatctttCCATGcaaccatccattcattcacctctccatccatctattcacctgttcgtccatccatccatccatccatccatccatccatccttccatctttccatcatccatccatcattcttctgttcacctcttggtccgtccatccgtccatccttccatctttccgttatccatccaaccatcttccatccatccatgatccatccattcacctgtccgtccatccatccattcattcatcatccatccttttatcatccatccatccattcacctgttcttccatccctccatccattcttccatccttccatcatccattcacctgttcattcttccatccatccatcatccatccattcacctgttcatccttccattcatccatccatccgtgcatccatcattcattcattcctttatcatCCGTTCATTCAGTgaccatccatccacctgttcattcttccatccatccatccatccatccacccatctcctgttcatccttccatccatccatttatccattcattcatccatccttccatccatccatctttccatcatccatccttccatctgttcatccttccatccatccatcatccatccttttatcgtCCATCCTTTTatcgtccatccattcacctgttcgtccatccatccgtccattcatccttccatcaaccatccattcacctgttcatctttctatccttccatccatccaccattcatccatctgtccatttatccattcatctgtttatctttccatccatcatccatccatctgtccatccctccatccaccatttatccatccttttatccatccattcacctgttgttccatccatctgtccatccttccatcatccatccattcacctgttcatccttccatccatccatccttcatccatccatccattcaaccatatatccatccatccttccactcatctcctgttcatccttccatccatccatttatccattcatccatccattcatctgttcatccttccatccatcatccacccatccatccttttatcatccatccttcatccatttatcatccatccattcacctgttcatccatccatccgtccattcatccttccatcaactatccattcacctgttcatctatccttccatccatccacctgttcatccttccatccatccaccattcatccatctgtccatttatccattcatctgttcatctttccatccatccatc
It encodes the following:
- the LOC105499855 gene encoding SH3 domain and tetratricopeptide repeat-containing protein 1-like, producing the protein MPRKAQCVIYHKLQLSLTHKVADKVLEGQILETISQLYLSLGTEWAYKSALDYTKRSLEIFIDLQRKEEAAHAWLQAGKIYYILRQSELVDLYIQVAQNVDLYTGDPNLGLELFEAAGDIFFNGAWEREEGMSFYRVSWPVG